Part of the Temnothorax longispinosus isolate EJ_2023e chromosome 5, Tlon_JGU_v1, whole genome shotgun sequence genome is shown below.
GTAGTTGCAAGTTGcaacattttctttaaaataagtttaagaACGCGCATTTAGTTTCAGAATAAGAACTACTACTTTCACAatcggtaataataatattgtcaaACATACACATACAAATGTGTAGCATACGATAAGTATTATGTGCCGTGAGAAATCTGTAATAAGATAGTagagttaaaagaaaagtgttGCAACTACTCTGACCGCGACTGTACATTGTCAATTTGTCAACTttctatttaatcatttacagGAACATGTACCTTCTTTTGTTCTCTGTTTGCGTGAATTTTGTatccaaatttattacaattagcaTAAAACTACTTGTCGCATATGTATCTGTCATAATTGATTTCTCCTTTTCAAACAATAACTTGATCTCCATGCCGTTTGCAATACTGtgactttatatttaagataattagtGTATATTAATAGTGTAtttctgtaactttttttatcattataacacatatgtaaataactaatcgaagaaaacgaACTTAACAATGACGACGGATTAGCGGGCTGCTTATTTGTGTgttctcaaaattaaattaaaatataactaataatagAGGTATCGACAGTATCGATACtgttaaatatcgatatttttcgcCCGATATTTTTAGTGTAtcgatattcttatttatgatACGTATCGatacgaaatatcgatatttctctTGTATCGCCCATCCCTacttcgacatgtccatatatggtctatgcgaggactagattcactcgaatgagtcatacaggtgactcatctgaattctatttctattctctattctaacagcgatttgtattgagagcgataccttctttcattataaaatttcaatatgatttttattagaaaggaaaataaaagatcttcaatattttaattttaaaatgtacaaatatgtgttgaatattatttaaatttctttagacatactttacatacaatagaataattcaatagtacaattaaagtcattattagtatgtctaaagtataaaagatattgctctcttcgtctaacagttattatagtatatctgactctctctttctttctttcagatcgtacaatactcgcatctcgctcggTTTCGTGTTTCTTATGCTTcgcataatacaattttatttttctcaggTTCGTGAGTAACGCTTCGGCACTTGAcgctcgatatttatattaattttggtaagtatatatatatatatattttttttgttaataataatattgataaaagtgatgttagcggtggtaataataattctaatattagattaataaTGGGTGCTTTCCAGCAATGTACACAGGCGACACTGTGTAACACAGTGTTCGACCCAGTGCTTTCCAACtacgacacaagtcgacacaatcGTACACAGCTAAAATGGTGAGTTTGACTGTGTCATCGTTTTGTGTCACTCCATGGATACCAACATTACCGACATTTTTACATGTGGtaccatttatttttgtagtttCTACGGTCTGGTAAGAAAACTTTAAGGTTATATTCCAAATAGTGTGACACGTGTGACGACAAGAAGTGAAAGATATTCTACTGTAGAAGTTTCTGAACCATGGAAGGTATTTAGtacatacttatttttatattatttattatttgttgcaaAGACAAATGTTGCATACAATAATACTTTACTGAcgtattgataaaaattattgtaccACAGCTTTCAGtcacttaatatttttaaaatgttaacatTTCTACAATTgtacaatacatataaatattgtattttattaaaaattagtcattttaataattaatgattatttatttccaaattGCAGTAGGATTCACATGCAAACATTGCAATGCAGATATCCTATTATTAGAGGAAGCATCCATGCACGaatgcttaaaaaataaagatatatatatggaaaatGACAACGTTTTATTTACAAACGAGTCAAACGACAATCTGGATGTCAATGATGAACGTAAGTTTATTTAATAGTAGATAcaacttattaaatatataagctATTTCCTAATCTAATTTCAaactatttcataaattagaACTGAAATagaatcttatataaaatatctaatacaTGCAATATGTATGATTTATCCTATGCatagaatttttaagaaatacaatttatatattttataatttattcttacagCATTCAGTAACTGTCAAGAATCCGTACGCACTACTGCAAGTAGTAGTGAGAAATCTGCTAAACAAAgtaagttatatattaaatatacatttgaaattaaattatttttccatattaattttaaatgtgctatttttatattttataggtgCTGTGTGGACTGATAATGCAACAATGGCTCTTCTCAGCCTCTATGAAGCTAATATGCACATGTTAGATCATCCGAAGAAGAAAACCAAAATTTGGACAATTTGGACAATTTGGCAATATCAGATGGCCTAAAAGATTTCGAAATCgaggtgtgtgtgtgtgtgtgtgtgtgtgtgtacacaccatattattatgttatttaaattataaagtgcATTTTGATTAAAGGTCAGTATTCGATAATCCATAagtacttataattataataattaataactgcATTTTTACGAAACTAGTTTCTctaattttgtcatttattaataGTAAACATATAGTATAGTCATCaggttaattattaatatttcaaacttgttctattattttttgttcctacgttttgcaattattatgtgattaaataattataattttgttcctacgttttgcaattattatgtgattaaataattgtaatattcactatttgtgttaatttataagaaatgttCATGCTATTGGATGACAGCATACATTTgtgatacttttataataaaatatgatgttCATATTCAAGCTGTTATGgctaaatacttttatttacaacttATACATAacaatacattgtttattccTGGCCAAATATTTCCATGAATAATTGCATCCTTCGATCTTCTTGAAATCGgcaattattttcgttatGATCatcatttacattaatattatcattcgGTTCCTCAATTTCaacattatcataattaaaattgtcaaaaacCTAGTGACAAGTTAGATCAGGTTATGTAAAGTGACTGCCCTCCATTCTGgcggtgaaataaaaaagctaAACAGCGTTTCAGCTACAAGTCAACACTGTGTAACACTGTGTCGCACTGTGTATGACTGTGTTCCCTTGCTGGAAAGCACCCAATATATCGTGCAGATAGAAATGGTcagcattctcattagtacaggaaatcaatgaaattaaattgtttatatatatacatgtaataagatttttattatttttatatctcacgAATGGTTAGGAATTTGATAGGAGtgtataggaaatatattgtaggacTTTCGCTAcagtataatatagcattggaaaattttattgttaatatatgtatttgttaataacaaattattaattaaataaattagtgctctttaatttgcatattaatattgttatgttctctttatttaagaggttttgaatttctaatatcatctCGTTTATGagcattctttattttattgttataaatatttcgtaaataaacaattgcaagaataaaagttattattacttttacagAGTTGCTAATgtggattatatatatacatgtgaaatttatatatatatatatatacgagttTTATTATGGGGTGTCGGGAcacaattaaagatatatatttcttcgatTAATTAGGTATAGgagttgattaaaaattatgctttatagattattttcaaTGGGAAATGTTCAGGTTAtcagtgtatataaaaaaagattttttacgATTGTGGTTTATGGgatattataatgttaattccCATGTCCTGAGAACTACCTGAggacatgtatatatatgtttgtcaCGGGGTAGGTTCCGGGTCTTTTGTCTTATACCGGGTAGTTTTTCCTTTAGATTTTCGTGTAGCTTTCATTAGAAAAGTGACATggtttaaacttatataaaaattgttatacgtGATCCGAGGTATaagttaaaaacatttattgacatggtcaataatttatttatgattgtttataaaagtaaattgcaaaattaaataactatatagtaaatgtttttctattgAACGGTTCTAATGATTATTCCTTATACgcgtttatattgttttcatttcaaattattcgttttctattttattttaatttattaaggaGTTATTatggctatccttgtcttacaTGGAGTgaatgtttaattttcaatctcgtttattaatttaattaatttaaataaaaaatcggcgttaacgttactggtgtttaggagtatgagagattctatttttatcataataattaagtgtcaaaattttcgttcagaaatgtttcagctttaaaatgtataaaagactaaaatattaatgtaaaagtgatttggtctttgtaagtctaaagggtaggaaattcaaaatggcggatgtgaaactttaataatttctaactcgagaacggtaagagataaaaaatggggtttcttttattgtattcagacaattaagggcattattttaggttgtttgaaatttctgtgttttatggatttctgtaatttttatttatatctcggaattaagaagagatatgaggtaagaatttttatgggattacttgacatgctctgctgagtgtctgcagtgattttattcatcatttttaataataattttataataaattttattgttaattagtttattttgagagatactataatggtttataaccaaaagttgtttgactttttgtgatagttccaTTAGTCACATTAGCTaggtctgttaataatataatttaattgtttataacaatcatgtttgaaaaaatgctaatgagataattattattttagcgtgaTAATGTTCCTTAGGTacaaaaggttatgttcttataaatagtctgcttttaatttatttatttatattttattttaattttctgagtttattcttatggattatgcatttattcatgtgttaaattgaatttatattgcataaaaaatctcataaagcttgtaatattcattgacgatcaattttagtgattctggggagttttaacaagcaattgtccaaaaagtttatagtgtaattcatgaaaatagggcttaagcttgaaaaGAGGCCTTAAGACAGCCATGTTCTCTAAGTTTGTGTCtactactttaagaacgcgtgctcgcatcagctgagtgattgttgtgATAGTTAGGTTAaggtgtgattatttattcttatattgttttcaggtgctgtgcaatagagatggaaatcgaaaaaatttatgcgactggaatatagcggtgattataccgtcagacgtgacacaACTCTCGGCAGCATTTCCTAGAGCACGAAAAAAAGGAagtgtgaaaataaaaatagaagaaactAACAAACAAGAACCGATACGTGAaggaaaaaatacattttttattaaaaatgtggtATATGGAGAACGTTTGTAACGtacggagaaaaaaagagagctaCGACGGGAGGGTAACTATACACATCATACCAAGGGTGGGGGCTGGGGTAGGTTTTTAGCCGGTGCAAGTCCGGCCGAACCTTAGGGACCGACCTTAAGATCGGCCGTAGGCCGTTTTCTCCTTCaacgagaaacaaaaaaaaaaaaagatccacGATCTGAAACGTGACGGAACATAGAAAATACACAAACGTGAAAATCGCGTTTAAATGTCTTAAACGTTTTCGAGAACGACGAAGTCGTACGGAACAACATTTCTTTACGACCACGACTCcgttttgaatattttactgaCGAACGAAAatagtttaaagaaaaacgacttccgggcgaagcccgggaCATCtgctagtatatatatatatatatatacgacgAAAAAATACGCGAAAAGACGCGGAAAGACGAAAAACGAACATAAACGCGACGTGTATGTAGACGACGTTTACGGTTCGCACAAAAATCTATCGTTACGGTAACGTTACCATAGCGTTCAcagttttgaaaaaagaacaaCGAAAACGTCGCGCAATATATACCACGCGCACGCGGTGCgccgcgatatttttttttaacggaaCGACTTACCGGACCGACGAGTACAGTTGTCTTGTTCGAAGAAAAGTCTATCGGTGGAACTTTAAAGTCTCTCATCTCATACAGAGAGGCATCCTTTTCAGCAAAATGTTCGCTAAAGTATGCTGATAACTTTGGCCGATTCTGGATAAAATAACTGATATCCGTTATTTTGATCCTTTCCATAGCCAGGGGTTTTGACTCGCATCGCAACGCGGCGTGTAACATGTCGTTGGTTTCtgactttttcatttttaaaaagttcgGCGCCACGCCCTTACTGTATGTCGTTGCTCGCGCCCCTTGCTTGTCAATGGCTGTACAAAAGACGAACATTTCTTTCGGATtctctgtaatttttatattcgttcCTTCCGGTAGCGAATCTTGCAGAACCGACAAACGCCGTTGCGTAGAAAATCCGAACATTATGCGAGTACGTGTGGATCCATCGCCAACGCGTTCTTCTTGAGCGCAAATCCACGTTGCCTGTTTTTCATAGGCAGTTCGttttctttgtctctcttCGCCGGTTCCACTTAAGAACGTGTCAAAAACACGCGAGCGCGCCATTTTTACGTACACGAACGTTTCGTGCGTACAGAAAACGTACGGAGCACAGTACTGTCGACAGAGCACTACGCACACGAACGTTCACCTGTGTCACACCGACGGGGCTCGTCGTTGTCGCGCAGACGCTCGAACATGGGGGGCGTGGAGCGAGAGGCCGCATACACGCGACATCGTTAGATGGACCCCCTCAAGGGGCTCCGTTTTTGCTCGACGTTCGCGCCGTCCAAACAACAGTGCGGTCGCGTCCCCAGTAAAACAGGAACGTGGAATTCACGTTTCTTTCATGTGGACCAGCGACGTAGACGTCACGTAGACACGCGAGTGGATTATCCACTTAAAAACGGTAGTCGGATCCACGTG
Proteins encoded:
- the LOC139813033 gene encoding uncharacterized protein, translating into MEVGFTCKHCNADILLLEEASMHECLKNKDIYMENDNVLFTNESNDNLDVNDEPFSNCQESVRTTASSSEKSAKQSAVWTDNATMALLSLYEANMHMLDHPKKKTKIWTIWTIWQYQMA